The genomic segment GGATCGAAAGATCCGGTGCTGCTGGATTGGCTTGTCGGACTTGCTTTCCCGTGCCAGCGACCGTTCGCCCACCAATACGGCGTCATCGAGCCGCCGAAGTGGCGGATCCTGCCGGACCGGTTCGGCGCGGAAGCCAACTCACCGGTGATGGACAACATCGGCGGCGGACCGCTCGGCATCAGTGAGCTGCTCTACCGCGCGGTCACCGTGCCGAGCTACCTGCGCAACGACTGGTTCCGCGACTGGGGTGCGCTGCAGCGGCTCAACCCCTTCTATCCCGACGCGAAGCCTGCCCGTCTGGATCTCGGCACCGCGACCCGAAGCGGGCTGTGGAGCCCGGCTCCGCTGCGACCTACCTAACATTCGCCTCTCGATTCGCCGAAGCGCCCGCAGGCCTTCCCAAGCGGCATAACTTCGTCGCCTACCATCGACCCTCGTGCCAAGCGACAGAGCCGACTCCACCCGGATCGCCCGGCTCGTCGCCGTCGTAGCCGGCATCCTGGGTGTGCTGCTGTGCGGTGTCGTGCCGTTGCTGCCGGTCACCCAGACCACCGCCACGATCCAGTGGCCGCAGGCCCCCGGCCCGGACGGCATGGTCAGCGACATCACTGCACCGCTGGTCTCCGGTGCGCCGCAGTCGCTCGAGGTGTCGATCCCCTGCCAGGTCATCGCGACGTTGCCGGCCGAGGGTGGACTGGTCTTCTCGACGATCCCTCCCGCGGGTATCGATGCGAGCCGCAACGGGCTGTTCGTCCGGGCCAATGCCGCCACCGTGGTCGTCGCGTTCCGCGACACCGTCGCCGCCGTGGCGCCCCGCCCGGCCATCGCGGCGGGCGGCTGTAGCGATCTGCGCATCTGGGCCGGACCCGGCGGGGTCGGCGCCGACTTCGTCGGCATCCCGGGCGCCACCGGCACGCTGGCCCCGGAGAAGAAGCCGGCGGTCGACGGCATCTTCACCGACCTGAAGGTCGCGTCGCAGGCCGGCTTGAGTGCGCGCATCGACATCGACACCCGGTTCATCACCAGCCCCGGCGCGCTGAAGATCGCGGTGATGGTGCTCGGCATCGTCTGCGTGGTGGCGTCGGTGATCGCGCTGGCGGTACTGGACAGACGTTCGGGACGTCGCGTCCCGGGAGCGTGGCGGCGTTTCCTCCGGGTCGGGGTCGCCACCTGGCTGGCCGATATCGGTGTCATCGGCGGCCTGCTGCTCTGGCATCTCGTCGGCGCCATCTCCTCCGACGACGGCTACAACCTCACGATCGCGCGGGTGTCCGGCGCGGCCGGCTACACCGCCAACTACTTCCGTTTCTTCGGCGCCACCGAGGCGCCCTTCGACTGGTACCAGTCGGTGCTCGCCCACCTCGCCGCGATCAGCACCGCCGGCGTGTGGATGCGGCTGCCCGCGACGATCGCCGGCATCGGCACCTGGCTCATCCTGAGCCGCTGTGTCCTGCCCCGGCTGGGACGCCGGCTGTCGCTCAACCGGGTCACGGTGTGGACCGCCGGCGCGGTGTTCCTGGCCGCGTGGCTGCCGTTCAACAACGGGCTGCGACCCGAACCGCTGATCGCGTTCGGCGCGCTGGCCGCGTGGATTCTGGTGGAGAACGCCATCGCCACCCGGCGCCTCGTTCCAGCGGCCTTCGCGGTCATCGTCGCGGTGTTCAGCGTGACGCTCGCTCCGCAGGGCTTGATCGCGGTCGCGCCGTTGCTGGTCGGCTCGCGCGCCGTCGCACGGGTAATCAAGGCCCGCCGCGGCACTGACGGCCTGCTGGCCCCGCTGGCTGCGCTGGCCGCGTCGGCGTCGGTCATCTTCGTCGTCGTCTTCCGCGATCAGACACTGGCCGCCGTCGCCGAATCCGCCCGCATCAAGTACGTCGTCGGACCGACGATCGCCTGGTACCAGGATTTTCTGCGCTACTACTTCCTGACCGTCGAGGACAACGTCGAAAGCTCGCTCACCCGCCGCTTCGCCGTACTGGTGATGATGCTGTGCCTGTTCGGCATGCTGGCGGTCCTGCTGCGCCGCGGGCATGTCCCCGGGGTCGCAGGAGGTCCGGTCTGGCGGCTGCTCGGCAGCACCGCGATCGGCCTGCTGTTGCTGACGTTCACCCCGACCAAGTGGGCTGTGCAGTTCGGTGCGTTCGCCGGACTGGCGGGGGCGCTCGGCGCGGTCACCGCGTTCGCGTTCGCGCGGGTCGGCCTGCACAACCGACGCAACCTCGCCCTCTACGTCACCGCCCTGCTGTTCGTGCTGGCGTGGGCGACCTCGGGCACCAACGGCTGGTTCTACGTCGGCAGCTACGGGGTGCCGTGGTTCGACCGCCAGCCGGTGATCGCCCATCAGCCCGTCACGACGATGTTCCTCGGGCTGGCGATCCTCTCCGGCCTGCTCGCCGGCTGGCTGCACTTCCGGATGGACTACGCCGGGCACACGGAGGTCAAGAACACCGGCCGTAACCGTGCGTTGGCGTCCACCCCGCTGCTGGTGGTGGCGATCATCATGGTGCTGCTCGAAGTCGGTTCGATGACCAAGGCCTTCGCGCAGCGTTATCCCGCCTACACCACCGCGGCGGCCAACCTGTCGGCGTTGAAGTCGGGCCTGTCCGACACCAGCTGCGCGATGGCCGATGACGTTCTGGTCGAGGCGGACCCCAATGCCGGTATGCTGCAACCGGTTCCGGGCCAGAAGTGGGGCCAATACGGTCCCCTCGGCGGCGACAAACCGGTCGGCTTCACCCCCAACGGCATCAGCGACACCCTCGAGCCCGCCGAGCCGTTCGTGGCCAACCCCGGGACCGTCAACTCCGACGGTTCGCCCAACAAACCCAACGCCGGTATCGCCTTCGCGGCAGGCACCGGCGGCGGGTACGGACCGGTCGGGGTCAACGGCTCGCGCGTGTTCCTTCCCTTCGGGTTGGACCCCAAGACCACCCCGGTGATGGGCAGCTACAACGAAAACACCGTTGCCGCCAAAGCGACTTCGGCGTGGTACCAGCTGCCCCCGCGCACCCCGGACCGTCCGCTCGTCACCGTCGCGGCGGCGGGTGCCATCTGGTTCTACGACGAAGAAGGCCAGTTCAACTACGGGCAGTCACTCAAGTTGCAGTGGGGCGTTCAGCGCCCGGACGGCAGCTTCCAGGCGCTGAACTCGGTGCAGCCCATCGACGTGATCGCTCAAAAGGCTTGGCGTAACCTGCGTTTCCCGCTGTCGTGGGCACCGCCGGAGGCCAACGTCGCGCGGATCGTCGCCGACGATCCGAACCTGAGCACCGACCAGTGGTTCGGTTTCACCCCGCCACGGGTGCCGGTGCTCCAGACGGCTCAGCAGTTCCTGGGCTCGCAGACGCCGGTCATGATGGACATCGCCACCGCCGCGAATTTCCCGTGCCAGCGCCCGTTCTCCGAACATCTCGGTGTCGCCGAAGTGCCGGAGTACCGGATCCTGCCCAACCTCAAGCAGGTGGTGGTGTCGAGCAATATGTGGCAATCCGCCCGCGCCGGTGGCCCCTTCCTGTTCATCCAGGGGCTGCTGACCACCGCGACTGTCCCGACGTATCTGCGCGACGACTGGTATCGCGACTGGGGCGCCATCGAGCGCTACATCCGGCTGGTGCCGTCATCGCAGGCGCCCAACGCCGTCATCGACCAGGGCAGCAAGACCGTATTCGGGTGGAGCCGTAGCGGACCGATCAGGGCACTGCCATGACACGAGACGTAACCATCGCGCGGTGGGTGGCCACGATCGCCGGACTGGTCGGCTTCGTGCTCTCGGTGCTGACACCGCTGCTGCCGGTAGAGCAGACCACCGCGACGCTGAACTGGCCGCAGGCCGGCCAGCTGAACAACGTCACCGCACCGCTGATCTCCCAGGCGCCCGTGTCGCTGACGGCCACCGTGCCCTGCGACGTGATCCGGTCCATGCCGCCGGCCGGCGGACTGGTGCTGGGGCTGGCCCCGCAGAAAGGCAAAGAGGCAGCGCTCAATTCGCTGTTCGTCAATGTCAACGCCCAGCGTGTCGACATCACCGACCGCAACGTGGTGGTCGCCAGCGTGCCGCGCGCCAGGGCGGCATCCGCGGAATGCCAGCGCATCGAGATCACCTCCACCACCGACGGCACATTCGCCACCTTCGTCGGGCTGAACGATCCGACCACCGGCAAAGATCTGCGCAGCGGGTTCGCCGATCCCAACCTGCGGCCCGCGATCGTCGGGGTCTTCACCGACCTGGTCGGGCCGGCACCGCCGGGGTTGAGTGTGTCGGCGA from the Mycolicibacterium crocinum genome contains:
- a CDS encoding arabinosyltransferase domain-containing protein, producing the protein MPSDRADSTRIARLVAVVAGILGVLLCGVVPLLPVTQTTATIQWPQAPGPDGMVSDITAPLVSGAPQSLEVSIPCQVIATLPAEGGLVFSTIPPAGIDASRNGLFVRANAATVVVAFRDTVAAVAPRPAIAAGGCSDLRIWAGPGGVGADFVGIPGATGTLAPEKKPAVDGIFTDLKVASQAGLSARIDIDTRFITSPGALKIAVMVLGIVCVVASVIALAVLDRRSGRRVPGAWRRFLRVGVATWLADIGVIGGLLLWHLVGAISSDDGYNLTIARVSGAAGYTANYFRFFGATEAPFDWYQSVLAHLAAISTAGVWMRLPATIAGIGTWLILSRCVLPRLGRRLSLNRVTVWTAGAVFLAAWLPFNNGLRPEPLIAFGALAAWILVENAIATRRLVPAAFAVIVAVFSVTLAPQGLIAVAPLLVGSRAVARVIKARRGTDGLLAPLAALAASASVIFVVVFRDQTLAAVAESARIKYVVGPTIAWYQDFLRYYFLTVEDNVESSLTRRFAVLVMMLCLFGMLAVLLRRGHVPGVAGGPVWRLLGSTAIGLLLLTFTPTKWAVQFGAFAGLAGALGAVTAFAFARVGLHNRRNLALYVTALLFVLAWATSGTNGWFYVGSYGVPWFDRQPVIAHQPVTTMFLGLAILSGLLAGWLHFRMDYAGHTEVKNTGRNRALASTPLLVVAIIMVLLEVGSMTKAFAQRYPAYTTAAANLSALKSGLSDTSCAMADDVLVEADPNAGMLQPVPGQKWGQYGPLGGDKPVGFTPNGISDTLEPAEPFVANPGTVNSDGSPNKPNAGIAFAAGTGGGYGPVGVNGSRVFLPFGLDPKTTPVMGSYNENTVAAKATSAWYQLPPRTPDRPLVTVAAAGAIWFYDEEGQFNYGQSLKLQWGVQRPDGSFQALNSVQPIDVIAQKAWRNLRFPLSWAPPEANVARIVADDPNLSTDQWFGFTPPRVPVLQTAQQFLGSQTPVMMDIATAANFPCQRPFSEHLGVAEVPEYRILPNLKQVVVSSNMWQSARAGGPFLFIQGLLTTATVPTYLRDDWYRDWGAIERYIRLVPSSQAPNAVIDQGSKTVFGWSRSGPIRALP